The proteins below come from a single Kitasatospora sp. NBC_00315 genomic window:
- a CDS encoding MFS transporter: MTTPPNARERMSARLKLTLFVLLGAQFMLSVDFSILNVALPKIGSGVGMSQSDLPWVASAYTLPAAGFTLLFGRIADLFGRRRLFLTGVALLAVASILGGFADSAGLLLTARVLQGFSTAMAAPAALSLLITSFSEGAMRDRVLGLNGALLSGGFTVGALVGGTLVGLLSWRWAFLINVPVALVILIATPRLIADSRAPEKVRLDLPGAVTVTGGLLAFIYGVIDKNIAIAAIGVVLLGVFWAIELRAPAPLASVRILKRPTVKWGNFAGFLVFAMESALIFLMTLYLQNVLHLAPLTTGLIFGVPGLAAVAAGVIAGRAIGRFGSRTVLVVGMAAQSLATAPLLLVGTDRVMLAVLIPALFIGFFGHVTSIVAYTVTATSGLPDSEQGLATGLTALSQQVAVTLGIPVLSAIAATRTVELDGIHLALAVNVIVTLVATAFIWFGLRPRVGQPVAAAPEAQLAVGEEATSH; this comes from the coding sequence ATGACCACACCTCCGAACGCACGGGAACGCATGAGCGCCCGGCTGAAGCTGACACTCTTCGTGCTGCTGGGCGCGCAGTTCATGCTCTCCGTGGACTTCTCGATCCTGAACGTTGCGCTGCCCAAGATCGGCTCCGGCGTGGGGATGTCCCAGTCCGACCTGCCCTGGGTGGCTTCGGCGTACACACTGCCGGCGGCGGGGTTCACCCTGCTGTTCGGCCGGATCGCGGACCTGTTCGGCCGACGCAGGCTCTTCCTGACCGGCGTGGCCCTGCTGGCCGTCGCCTCGATCCTCGGCGGTTTCGCCGACAGCGCCGGGCTCCTGCTCACCGCGCGCGTGCTGCAGGGCTTCTCGACCGCCATGGCGGCGCCGGCGGCCCTCTCGCTGCTGATCACCTCCTTCTCCGAAGGCGCCATGCGGGACCGGGTGCTGGGCCTCAACGGCGCGCTGCTCTCCGGCGGCTTCACGGTCGGCGCCCTCGTCGGCGGAACGCTCGTCGGCCTGCTGAGCTGGCGCTGGGCCTTCCTGATCAACGTCCCGGTGGCGCTGGTCATCCTGATCGCGACGCCGAGGCTGATCGCCGACAGCCGGGCGCCCGAGAAGGTCCGGCTCGACCTGCCCGGCGCCGTCACGGTCACCGGCGGCCTGCTCGCCTTCATCTACGGCGTGATCGACAAGAACATCGCGATCGCCGCGATCGGCGTGGTGCTGCTCGGGGTGTTCTGGGCGATCGAGCTGCGCGCCCCCGCGCCGCTGGCCTCCGTGCGCATCCTCAAGCGGCCGACGGTGAAGTGGGGCAACTTCGCCGGCTTCCTGGTGTTCGCCATGGAGAGCGCGCTGATCTTCCTGATGACGCTCTACCTGCAGAACGTGCTGCACCTCGCGCCGCTGACCACCGGCCTGATCTTCGGGGTGCCCGGCCTCGCGGCGGTGGCGGCCGGCGTGATCGCGGGCCGGGCCATCGGACGGTTCGGCAGCCGTACCGTCCTGGTGGTCGGTATGGCCGCGCAGAGCCTGGCGACCGCGCCGCTGCTCCTGGTCGGCACCGACCGCGTGATGCTGGCGGTCCTGATCCCCGCCCTGTTCATCGGGTTCTTCGGGCACGTCACCTCGATCGTGGCCTACACGGTCACCGCCACCTCCGGACTGCCCGACTCCGAGCAGGGCCTCGCGACCGGTCTCACCGCGCTGAGCCAGCAGGTGGCCGTCACGCTCGGCATCCCGGTGCTCAGCGCGATCGCCGCCACCCGGACGGTGGAGCTGGACGGCATCCACCTGGCGCTCGCCGTCAACGTGATCGTCACGCTGGTCGCGACGGCCTTCATCTGGTTCGGACTGCGCCCGCGGGTCGGGCAGCCGGTCGCGGCGGCCCCCGAGGCACAGCTCGCCGTGGGCGAGGAAGCCACCTCGCACTGA
- a CDS encoding DUF899 domain-containing protein: MDLPAVLSREEWLVARKELLEQEKELTRVRDAVSAARRGLPMVPVEKEYVFEAPGGNPTLLDLFEGRRQLIVRHFMFSPEQEEGCPGCSMQADSVGHLSHIHARDTSFVMVARAPIAKIEAFRQRMGWDIPWVSSFGTDFNRDFHVTTDRGELPAVSAFLRDGDQVFHTNSIFDRGGEVTLNNYNYLEMTLLGRQEEGLEHPWDWWRLHDRYDAEGSTGPGQNWWNGEDKFSS; this comes from the coding sequence GTGGATCTGCCAGCCGTCCTGTCCCGGGAGGAATGGCTCGTCGCGCGCAAGGAGCTGCTCGAACAGGAGAAGGAGCTCACCCGCGTGCGCGACGCGGTCTCGGCGGCCCGGCGCGGCCTGCCGATGGTGCCGGTCGAGAAGGAGTACGTCTTCGAGGCGCCCGGCGGCAACCCCACCCTGCTCGACCTCTTCGAGGGGCGGCGCCAGCTGATCGTCCGTCACTTCATGTTCAGCCCGGAGCAGGAGGAGGGGTGCCCCGGCTGCTCGATGCAGGCGGACTCGGTCGGCCACCTCTCGCACATCCACGCACGTGACACCTCCTTCGTGATGGTGGCGCGCGCGCCGATCGCGAAGATCGAGGCGTTCCGCCAGCGGATGGGCTGGGACATCCCCTGGGTCTCCTCCTTCGGCACCGACTTCAACCGCGACTTCCACGTGACGACCGACCGGGGCGAACTGCCCGCGGTGAGCGCCTTCCTGCGTGACGGCGACCAGGTCTTCCACACCAACTCGATCTTCGACCGGGGCGGGGAGGTGACCCTGAACAACTACAACTACCTGGAGATGACGCTGCTCGGCCGGCAGGAGGAGGGCCTGGAGCACCCCTGGGACTGGTGGCGCCTGCACGACAGGTACGACGCCGAGGGCTCGACCGGGCCGGGCCAGAACTGGTGGAACGGCGAGGACAAGTTCAGCTCCTGA
- a CDS encoding maleylpyruvate isomerase family mycothiol-dependent enzyme, which translates to MSENPWDRVPRHLAYRSARESVSGLLAGRSGDSGLAVPACPGWTIRDVVAHLVTVCRHVVDGTEAQLWEIPVEEPGADLAALLADWAALDAGMERRLTEPYSIQHSIMLMDCFSHEIDIRTVLGEPVVDRHPAYPIALDLVALGFGAAVASHGMPALQLEVSGAQWVAGEGEPVASVRGHRHDLYRSLTGRRTVEQIYALDWSGDPDVWLAAFAWGPFQPPDAATEHLVAGGGR; encoded by the coding sequence ATGTCCGAGAACCCCTGGGACCGGGTGCCCCGTCATCTCGCCTACCGAAGTGCGCGCGAGTCCGTCTCCGGCCTGCTGGCCGGGCGGTCGGGTGACAGTGGCCTGGCGGTCCCGGCCTGTCCCGGCTGGACGATACGGGACGTGGTGGCCCATCTGGTCACGGTCTGCCGGCACGTCGTGGACGGCACCGAGGCACAGCTCTGGGAGATCCCGGTCGAGGAGCCCGGCGCCGATCTGGCCGCCCTGCTGGCCGACTGGGCGGCCCTGGACGCCGGCATGGAGCGACGGCTCACCGAGCCGTACAGCATCCAGCACTCCATCATGCTGATGGACTGCTTCTCGCACGAGATCGACATCAGGACGGTGCTCGGCGAGCCCGTGGTGGACCGCCACCCCGCGTACCCGATCGCGCTCGACCTGGTGGCGCTCGGCTTCGGCGCGGCGGTCGCCTCGCACGGGATGCCGGCGCTGCAGCTGGAGGTGTCGGGCGCGCAGTGGGTCGCGGGCGAGGGAGAGCCGGTGGCCTCGGTCAGGGGCCACCGGCACGACCTCTACCGCTCACTGACGGGACGTCGCACGGTGGAGCAGATCTACGCACTGGACTGGTCGGGGGACCCGGACGTCTGGCTGGCGGCCTTCGCCTGGGGACCCTTCCAGCCGCCGGACGCCGCCACCGAGCACCTGGTGGCCGGCGGCGGCCGGTAG
- a CDS encoding acyl-CoA dehydrogenase family protein, whose product MPSNGIPTREEIVRRVSDIVPLLRKQAAWSEENRRLNDETVETLAAAGIFRLRTPVRYGGYEVDTATLVEVATELGRADGAIAWTTSVYWIPTWISGLFPDHVQDEVFATPDTRVCGTNSPTGMAAPVDGGIVLNGEWKFISGARHAHWQEIAAILLRPDSEPEPIMALVPISELEVVDDWHTSGLRGSGSVTTVARDLFVPADRVIPMAAAMRPQGLSQINAASPVWRTPATLVAAASGVGVVIGMAKAAQEAFFERLPGRKITYTDYALQSEAPITHLRVAEAVNKIDQAEFHAYRAAAVVDAKAAGGEEWTLEERARVRNDQGEASRLAKQAIDLFISISGGSSIHQDVSLQRIGRDVQAAALHALINPDTNAELYGRVLCGLEPNTVYI is encoded by the coding sequence ATGCCGAGCAATGGAATTCCGACCCGCGAGGAAATAGTCCGTCGTGTCTCCGACATCGTGCCGCTGCTGCGCAAGCAGGCGGCCTGGTCGGAGGAGAACCGGCGGCTGAACGACGAGACGGTCGAGACACTCGCCGCCGCCGGCATCTTCCGGCTGCGGACCCCGGTGCGATACGGCGGGTACGAGGTCGACACCGCCACCCTCGTCGAGGTGGCCACCGAGCTCGGCCGGGCCGACGGGGCCATCGCCTGGACCACCTCGGTCTACTGGATCCCGACCTGGATCTCCGGCCTCTTCCCCGACCACGTCCAGGACGAGGTGTTCGCGACGCCGGACACCCGGGTCTGCGGCACCAACAGCCCCACCGGGATGGCCGCGCCGGTCGACGGCGGCATCGTGCTGAACGGCGAGTGGAAGTTCATCAGCGGTGCGCGGCACGCCCACTGGCAGGAGATCGCGGCGATCCTGCTCCGCCCGGACAGCGAGCCCGAGCCGATCATGGCACTCGTCCCGATCTCCGAACTGGAGGTCGTGGACGACTGGCACACCTCCGGGCTCCGCGGCAGCGGCAGCGTCACCACCGTCGCGAGGGACCTCTTCGTCCCGGCCGACCGGGTCATCCCGATGGCGGCGGCGATGCGCCCGCAGGGCCTGTCGCAGATCAACGCGGCCTCGCCGGTCTGGCGGACCCCGGCGACGCTGGTCGCCGCGGCCTCCGGCGTGGGCGTGGTGATCGGCATGGCGAAGGCGGCCCAGGAGGCGTTCTTCGAGCGGCTGCCCGGACGGAAGATCACCTACACCGACTACGCCCTGCAGAGCGAGGCCCCGATCACCCACCTGCGGGTCGCCGAGGCGGTCAACAAGATCGACCAGGCCGAGTTCCACGCCTACCGGGCAGCCGCCGTGGTGGACGCCAAGGCGGCCGGCGGCGAGGAGTGGACGCTGGAGGAGCGGGCCCGGGTCCGCAACGACCAGGGCGAGGCCTCGCGGCTGGCGAAGCAGGCCATCGACCTGTTCATCAGCATCAGCGGGGGATCGTCCATCCACCAGGACGTGTCGCTCCAGCGGATCGGCCGGGACGTCCAGGCCGCCGCGCTGCACGCCCTGATCAACCCCGACACCAACGCCGAGCTGTACGGCCGGGTGCTCTGCGGCCTGGAGCCCAACACGGTCTACATCTGA
- a CDS encoding MFS transporter, producing the protein MSRTTAGAAAGRIRGFEHPVAFWLGAAACTAGVLLHLPMFLMARDMGYRLAGMDPDPEMLVGMTLIVLGMAAVFYGVVPRRSGDIKRSAARIRVSALDDTPMRPAHVALAVVMAIAVTIDVMKPTALAFVAPGFAHEYGLKSPGNPHGHISVAWLPLVGISGTVFGSWLWGELGDRIGRRASIILAGMLFVTTSICGAMPSFGWNLAMCAVMGTSAGGMLPITFTLLAETIPARHRGWLMVLIGGDIAGAYVITSWLAGWLTPTYGWRILWLIGLPTGLLFIALQRWIPESPRFLLARGRQAEAEQVMLRYGARVEEIAPEEVEVREVVDRGSYLTLLRRPLLSPTLAITVLGVGVGLMTYGFQLWVPTNLQHLGYSAVNSDYVVRNAALLGLPLTVVTAWLYAAWGSRRTIVAVSALTGLALLGFVLAGDRLAHEHLLLSLLLVIPLSGVSSVVAVVASYASEIYPTLVRSRGTGLAAGMTKAGGVLILAMTVLAATVPSIAMTAVIGAVPLLLAALCFLWIGPETRNRRLEDISQGLLAAKP; encoded by the coding sequence ATGTCCCGAACGACCGCCGGCGCAGCCGCCGGGCGGATCAGAGGCTTCGAACACCCGGTAGCCTTCTGGCTGGGAGCGGCCGCCTGCACGGCCGGCGTCCTCCTGCACCTGCCCATGTTCCTGATGGCCCGCGACATGGGATACCGCCTGGCCGGGATGGACCCGGACCCGGAGATGCTCGTCGGCATGACCCTGATCGTGCTCGGCATGGCCGCCGTGTTCTACGGCGTGGTGCCGCGGCGCAGCGGCGACATCAAGCGGTCGGCGGCGCGGATCCGGGTCTCCGCACTCGACGACACCCCGATGCGGCCGGCCCACGTCGCGCTCGCCGTGGTGATGGCGATCGCGGTCACCATCGACGTGATGAAGCCGACCGCGCTGGCCTTCGTGGCACCCGGGTTCGCGCACGAGTACGGTCTGAAGTCCCCCGGCAACCCGCACGGCCACATCTCGGTGGCCTGGCTGCCGCTGGTGGGCATCAGCGGGACGGTGTTCGGCTCCTGGCTCTGGGGCGAGCTCGGTGACCGGATCGGCCGCCGCGCCTCCATCATCCTGGCCGGCATGCTCTTCGTGACCACGTCCATCTGCGGCGCGATGCCCAGCTTCGGCTGGAACCTGGCGATGTGCGCGGTGATGGGCACCAGCGCCGGCGGGATGCTGCCGATCACCTTCACCCTGCTCGCGGAGACGATCCCGGCCCGCCACCGGGGCTGGCTGATGGTACTGATCGGCGGGGACATCGCGGGCGCGTACGTGATCACCAGCTGGCTGGCCGGCTGGCTCACCCCGACGTACGGCTGGCGCATCCTGTGGCTGATCGGCCTGCCCACCGGGCTGCTGTTCATCGCCCTCCAGCGCTGGATCCCCGAGTCCCCGCGGTTCCTGCTGGCCCGCGGCCGGCAGGCCGAGGCGGAGCAGGTGATGCTCCGGTACGGCGCACGGGTGGAGGAGATCGCTCCCGAGGAGGTGGAGGTCCGCGAGGTGGTCGACCGCGGCAGCTATCTGACGCTGCTGCGCCGGCCGCTGCTCAGCCCGACGCTGGCCATCACCGTGCTCGGTGTGGGCGTCGGACTGATGACCTACGGTTTCCAGCTCTGGGTGCCGACCAACCTCCAGCACCTGGGGTACTCGGCGGTCAACTCCGACTACGTCGTACGCAACGCCGCACTGCTCGGGCTGCCGCTGACGGTGGTCACCGCCTGGCTGTACGCGGCGTGGGGCAGCCGGCGGACCATCGTGGCCGTCTCGGCGCTCACCGGACTCGCCCTGCTGGGCTTCGTACTGGCCGGCGACAGGCTGGCCCACGAGCACCTGCTGCTCTCGCTCCTCCTGGTGATCCCGTTGTCCGGGGTGAGCTCGGTGGTGGCCGTGGTCGCCAGCTACGCGTCCGAGATCTACCCGACGCTGGTGCGCTCGCGCGGTACCGGCCTGGCGGCGGGCATGACCAAGGCGGGCGGCGTGCTGATCCTGGCGATGACCGTCCTGGCGGCCACCGTTCCGTCCATCGCGATGACGGCCGTGATCGGCGCCGTACCGCTCCTGCTCGCCGCGCTGTGCTTCCTCTGGATCGGTCCGGAGACGCGCAACCGCCGGCTGGAGGACATCAGCCAGGGCCTGTTGGCCGCCAAGCCGTAG
- a CDS encoding NAD-dependent epimerase/dehydratase family protein, whose protein sequence is MTGGSGFVGAHSVAALVRGGAEVRVLARDPAGVARALRPLGVLPAAVEVVTGEVTDRAAVDAAVRGADAVLHAASVYSFDSRRHPELRRTNVSGTELVLEAAVRAGAARVVHVSSVAALYPSASGPVTAGSPVGSPREAYMASKAQAERVARRLRAAGAPVLISYPPGLIGPHDPHLGDQNARLRNELRGLMPFWPTGGFPLGDVRDTAALHARLLLGPEPVARAGAEPGRFFGPGRFLTTREYLREVGAVTGRRLPALFLPPAAMLPVGRAVGLLQRAWPWHIPAEYGAVYICAAAAPVAEDAPTAGTPARPLARSVSDTVRWLYEGGRLSARQAGAAARGPEGAGPTG, encoded by the coding sequence GTGACAGGCGGCTCCGGCTTCGTCGGAGCCCATTCGGTCGCCGCCCTGGTGCGCGGTGGTGCCGAGGTCCGGGTGCTCGCCCGCGATCCCGCGGGGGTGGCCCGGGCGCTGCGGCCGCTCGGTGTCCTCCCGGCCGCCGTCGAGGTGGTGACCGGCGAGGTCACCGACCGGGCGGCGGTCGACGCGGCGGTGCGCGGCGCGGACGCCGTGCTGCACGCCGCCTCGGTGTACTCCTTCGACAGTCGCCGGCACCCGGAGCTGCGCCGTACCAACGTCTCCGGCACCGAACTGGTGCTGGAGGCGGCGGTACGGGCCGGAGCCGCCCGGGTCGTGCACGTCTCCAGCGTCGCCGCGCTCTACCCCTCGGCGTCCGGGCCCGTCACCGCGGGCTCGCCGGTGGGTTCGCCGCGCGAGGCGTACATGGCGAGCAAGGCGCAGGCCGAGCGGGTGGCCCGCCGCCTCCGGGCGGCGGGCGCGCCCGTGCTGATCAGCTACCCGCCCGGGCTGATCGGGCCGCACGATCCCCACCTGGGCGACCAGAACGCCCGCCTGCGCAACGAGTTGCGGGGCCTGATGCCGTTCTGGCCGACCGGTGGCTTCCCGCTCGGGGACGTCCGCGACACCGCCGCCCTGCACGCCCGCCTGCTGCTGGGGCCGGAGCCCGTCGCCCGGGCGGGCGCCGAGCCGGGCCGGTTCTTCGGCCCCGGGCGGTTCCTGACGACCCGGGAGTACCTCCGGGAGGTCGGCGCGGTGACCGGGCGCAGACTGCCGGCGCTCTTCCTGCCGCCGGCCGCGATGCTTCCGGTGGGCCGCGCGGTGGGGCTGCTGCAGCGGGCCTGGCCGTGGCACATCCCGGCGGAGTACGGCGCGGTCTACATCTGCGCCGCCGCCGCGCCGGTCGCCGAGGACGCGCCCACCGCGGGTACGCCTGCGCGACCGCTGGCCCGGAGCGTCAGCGACACCGTGCGGTGGCTGTACGAGGGCGGGCGGTTGTCGGCGCGGCAGGCCGGCGCCGCCGCCAGGGGCCCGGAAGGCGCCGGGCCCACCGGCTGA
- a CDS encoding alpha/beta fold hydrolase, translating to MELQRITANGIDFAYAEMGRGPLALLLHGFPMSPATYRHLMPALADAGYRVVAPYLRGFAPSALPADGSFRIADLVADANALHEALGGEEDAVLVGHDFSAPAAFGAAQAAQRWSKLVVCDVPPLQVFGPLVLTPEGIEALNHFWFFQMDVAEQVLAADDLAYLDWIYRKFTAEGFDATEDLRYAKDALRAPENLRAALALYRTAFPPAGFGSPDWAAEQAAVWGAPPVQPTLNLFGAEDPSFALTDVVLATIVEGLPKGSHAEIVQGAGHIGLVEQPAVVNDLILRFLAGEL from the coding sequence GTGGAACTCCAGCGAATCACCGCGAACGGTATCGACTTCGCGTACGCCGAAATGGGCCGGGGGCCGCTCGCCCTGCTGCTGCACGGCTTTCCGATGTCCCCGGCGACCTATCGTCATCTGATGCCGGCCCTGGCGGACGCGGGGTACCGGGTGGTGGCGCCGTATCTGCGCGGCTTCGCCCCGAGCGCGCTGCCGGCCGACGGCAGCTTCCGGATCGCGGATCTGGTCGCCGACGCCAACGCCCTGCACGAGGCGCTCGGCGGCGAGGAGGACGCCGTCCTGGTCGGGCACGACTTCAGCGCCCCGGCGGCCTTCGGCGCGGCCCAGGCGGCGCAGCGCTGGTCGAAGCTGGTGGTCTGCGACGTCCCGCCGCTGCAGGTCTTCGGGCCGTTGGTGCTCACCCCGGAGGGCATCGAGGCGCTGAACCACTTCTGGTTCTTCCAGATGGACGTGGCGGAGCAGGTGCTGGCCGCCGACGATCTGGCCTACCTCGACTGGATCTACCGCAAGTTCACGGCCGAGGGCTTCGACGCCACCGAGGACCTCCGGTACGCCAAGGACGCCCTGCGCGCCCCGGAGAACCTGCGCGCGGCCCTCGCGCTGTACCGTACGGCCTTCCCGCCGGCCGGGTTCGGCTCACCCGACTGGGCCGCCGAGCAGGCGGCCGTCTGGGGCGCCCCGCCGGTCCAGCCCACCCTCAACCTGTTCGGCGCCGAGGACCCGAGCTTCGCCCTGACCGACGTGGTGCTGGCCACCATCGTGGAGGGCCTGCCGAAGGGCTCCCACGCCGAGATCGTCCAGGGCGCCGGGCACATCGGCCTGGTGGAGCAGCCGGCGGTGGTCAACGACCTGATCCTGCGGTTCCTCGCCGGGGAACTCTGA
- a CDS encoding ABC1 kinase family protein: MGDADAGTVGLGRRAARIGAVALRHTAHALSGAVLRRGGAQSVSARLAAVAPAMLTDLGPFYVKVGQLLSTRRDLLPEVWCTELGRLTDTVPAPPREAIAAVLTEEFGPAGQWPFRSFDWEPVGSGSIATVHRAVLADGTVVAVKIRRPGIVPVMTGDFRLAGALARAAGRLPGLRRLPAEEMLGQVGSAVLAQTDLAAERVSLERLRGNLAAVAGVRLPRPLPEHCRDQVLVMEYLDDLREFRPEPYSPEQRREAMRRVLRVVYQMLFLDGLVHCDLHPGNLRLDAAGDVVLLDAGFVVALPDRVRRHFGEFFLNMALGKGRRCAEIVIDSAARLPEKGDLDAFGVEVENLVAESSAVVAGEFNLAAFAPRLFKLQRRYGIFAAAEFAFPLLSLLVLEGMIHSFDPGVDFQGEAVPVLLKAVGSPTGRGED; encoded by the coding sequence ATGGGAGATGCGGACGCGGGCACGGTGGGTCTCGGCCGCCGGGCGGCCCGGATCGGCGCGGTGGCGCTACGGCACACCGCTCACGCGCTCTCGGGCGCGGTTCTGCGCAGGGGCGGCGCGCAGTCGGTGTCGGCGCGGCTGGCGGCGGTCGCCCCCGCGATGCTCACGGATCTGGGCCCGTTCTACGTGAAGGTCGGCCAGCTGCTCAGCACCCGGCGCGACCTGCTGCCGGAGGTCTGGTGCACCGAGCTCGGCAGGCTCACCGACACGGTGCCGGCGCCACCCAGGGAGGCCATCGCCGCGGTGCTCACCGAGGAGTTCGGCCCCGCCGGGCAGTGGCCGTTCCGGTCGTTCGACTGGGAGCCGGTGGGCAGCGGCAGCATCGCCACGGTGCACCGCGCGGTGCTCGCCGACGGCACGGTGGTCGCGGTGAAGATCCGCAGGCCCGGCATCGTGCCGGTGATGACCGGCGACTTCCGGCTGGCCGGCGCCCTCGCCCGGGCGGCCGGCCGGCTGCCCGGCCTGCGACGTCTCCCCGCCGAGGAGATGCTCGGGCAGGTGGGCTCCGCGGTGCTCGCGCAGACCGACCTCGCGGCGGAGCGCGTCTCGCTGGAACGCCTGCGCGGCAACCTGGCGGCGGTCGCCGGGGTCCGGCTGCCCAGGCCCCTCCCCGAGCACTGCCGGGACCAGGTCCTGGTGATGGAGTACCTCGACGACCTCCGGGAGTTCCGGCCGGAGCCGTACAGCCCGGAGCAGCGCAGGGAGGCCATGCGCCGGGTGCTCCGGGTGGTCTACCAGATGCTCTTCCTGGACGGCCTGGTGCACTGCGACCTGCACCCCGGGAACCTCCGCCTGGACGCCGCGGGGGACGTCGTCCTGCTGGACGCCGGTTTCGTGGTCGCCCTGCCGGACCGGGTGCGGCGGCACTTCGGCGAGTTCTTCCTCAACATGGCGCTCGGCAAGGGACGGCGCTGCGCCGAGATCGTGATCGACAGTGCCGCCCGGCTGCCCGAGAAGGGCGATCTGGACGCCTTCGGCGTCGAGGTGGAGAACCTGGTCGCGGAGTCCTCGGCGGTGGTCGCCGGGGAGTTCAACCTGGCCGCGTTCGCGCCGCGGCTCTTCAAGCTGCAGCGCAGGTACGGCATCTTCGCCGCCGCGGAGTTCGCCTTCCCGCTGCTCTCGCTCCTGGTGCTGGAGGGGATGATCCACAGCTTCGACCCGGGCGTCGACTTCCAGGGAGAGGCGGTACCGGTCCTGCTGAAGGCCGTCGGATCGCCGACCGGGCGGGGCGAGGACTGA
- a CDS encoding SDR family NAD(P)-dependent oxidoreductase, protein MESLLSGRSAIVYGAGAVGGAVAKAFAREGAQVFVAGRGEASLKQLADEIALAGGTVETAQVDALDRSAVETFVASVVERTGRLDVSFCATSTRRPGGDQGAALGELSFEDFSLPIIDFTKAQFVTANAAAPHMTARKQGVIMMMTAVPSRIPYPYTAGFGPAWAAVEAFSRTLAAELGPDGVRVVCLHSAGSPEAPRSVESTLAVGNPALPGRMEGWGRRSEARNLLGRAPSLADVGNMAAFMASDRAGVTTGTIADLTGGMVNC, encoded by the coding sequence ATGGAGAGTCTGCTCAGCGGCCGGTCGGCGATCGTCTACGGCGCCGGCGCGGTCGGCGGCGCGGTCGCCAAGGCCTTCGCCCGGGAGGGCGCCCAGGTGTTCGTGGCCGGCCGTGGCGAGGCCTCCCTCAAGCAGCTCGCGGACGAGATCGCCCTGGCCGGCGGCACCGTGGAGACGGCCCAGGTGGACGCGCTCGACCGGTCCGCCGTCGAGACCTTTGTCGCCTCCGTGGTGGAGCGCACCGGGCGCCTGGACGTCTCCTTCTGCGCCACCTCCACCCGTCGGCCCGGCGGCGACCAGGGTGCGGCCCTCGGCGAGCTCTCGTTCGAGGACTTCTCCCTGCCCATCATCGACTTCACCAAGGCACAGTTCGTCACGGCGAACGCCGCCGCCCCGCACATGACCGCCCGCAAGCAGGGCGTGATCATGATGATGACCGCGGTGCCCTCGCGCATCCCCTACCCCTACACGGCCGGCTTCGGGCCGGCCTGGGCCGCGGTGGAGGCCTTCTCCCGTACCCTCGCCGCCGAGCTCGGGCCGGACGGGGTCCGGGTGGTCTGCCTGCACTCGGCCGGATCGCCGGAGGCGCCCCGGAGCGTGGAGTCCACCCTCGCCGTCGGCAACCCCGCGCTGCCCGGCCGGATGGAGGGCTGGGGCCGGCGCTCCGAGGCGCGCAACCTGCTCGGGCGGGCGCCCTCGCTGGCGGACGTCGGGAACATGGCCGCCTTCATGGCCTCCGACCGGGCCGGTGTCACCACCGGCACCATCGCCGACCTGACCGGCGGCATGGTCAACTGCTGA
- a CDS encoding helix-turn-helix transcriptional regulator, translated as MDDLGSFLKSRRARLRPEDAGLIRYGERRRVPGLRREELAQLAGVSASYYARLEQGLGQNVSQTVLDALSRALRLDGPERAHLATLARPARPTDRPGAGNQLPLGLRRLVDMVSDVPMMVLSPSADVLAWNPLAHSLFAGHRSELPNMTRLIFLDPQMRLLFVDWRAKAESVVAHLRLVSARYPENRRIAALVTELSVESADFVDLWGDHSVADCDSFTNDLMHPLVGPLSVRQEVLRADSGADQLLVAFTVEPHSPSERALRQLADLLSGVAAHAFPTG; from the coding sequence ATGGACGACCTCGGGAGTTTCCTCAAGTCCCGTCGTGCCAGGCTCCGGCCGGAGGACGCCGGTCTCATCCGCTACGGTGAACGCCGTCGGGTACCGGGCCTGCGCCGGGAGGAACTCGCTCAACTGGCCGGTGTGAGTGCCTCCTACTACGCACGGCTCGAACAGGGCCTGGGGCAGAACGTCTCGCAGACGGTGCTGGACGCGCTCTCGCGCGCGCTGCGCCTCGACGGGCCGGAGCGAGCCCATCTCGCGACGCTCGCCCGCCCGGCCCGTCCGACGGACCGGCCGGGCGCCGGCAACCAACTCCCTTTGGGGCTGCGCCGACTGGTCGACATGGTGAGCGACGTCCCGATGATGGTGCTGTCGCCGTCCGCCGACGTGCTCGCCTGGAACCCGCTCGCGCACAGCCTCTTCGCGGGGCACCGGAGCGAGTTACCCAACATGACCCGGTTGATCTTCCTCGACCCGCAGATGCGTCTGCTGTTCGTCGACTGGCGGGCGAAGGCCGAATCCGTGGTGGCCCACCTGCGGCTGGTGTCCGCGAGGTATCCGGAGAACCGGCGAATCGCCGCGCTGGTCACCGAACTCTCCGTGGAGAGCGCCGATTTCGTCGATCTCTGGGGCGACCACTCGGTGGCCGACTGCGACTCGTTCACCAATGACCTGATGCACCCTCTGGTCGGCCCGCTCAGCGTCCGCCAGGAGGTCCTCCGGGCGGACAGCGGCGCGGACCAGCTCCTGGTGGCCTTCACCGTCGAACCGCACTCACCGTCGGAGCGGGCGCTGCGACAGCTGGCGGACCTGCTCTCCGGCGTCGCGGCGCACGCCTTCCCGACGGGCTGA